In Alteromonas mediterranea DE, a single genomic region encodes these proteins:
- a CDS encoding RecQ family ATP-dependent DNA helicase produces the protein MSSAPNILQQLFGFSAFREGQKEAVDSLLSGHSTLAIFPTGSGKSLCYQFVATQLPHLTLVVSPLLALMKDQLEFLHSKGIAAASIDSTLTPEQNKQVMNDVRSGQCKILMVSVERFKNERFRQFIESVQVSMLVVDEAHCISEWGHNFRPDYLKLPAYQKELNIPLVLLLTATATKKVKEDMAARFAIAPTSIIQTGFYRPNLNLFVRPVLEPNKNQALIDEIQKQQGAGIVYVTLQNSAEDVARFLQQQGFAAKAYHAGLNSEVRQGIQQDFMSNKIQVVVATIAFGMGIDKSDIRFVIHYDLPKSIENYSQEIGRGGRDGEAANCTVLANLDGLVTIENFVYGDTPDKSAIERVIDDIKLQAPAEQNRAKQVTPKQDRAQQYTTNQNDSLINAENKVYQWETQINSLSSASNIRQLPLKTLLVQLELANVIRPLFAYFAEYKFRFISDKATILGLFSEERARFLDAVFTHSNMKKVWGVVDFDSIYQHYGAERSRVVAALEYLHEHNHIELASRLITDVYRVNNELLQDGDLANKLAHYFSENERKEVERIAALVSFFEQDTCLSHNLSAYFDDTQAPKACGHCSVCQGKVAKLNYSSPIPIPDREQISEAMTALEAHLSGKFEGPITPSIYCRFLTGMTMPLFSRLKIRQVKGFGSLEHCRYADVLQEVNAVSCQ, from the coding sequence ATGTCTTCTGCCCCCAATATTTTACAACAGCTTTTTGGTTTCTCAGCGTTTCGCGAGGGGCAAAAAGAGGCGGTGGATTCTCTACTTAGTGGGCATTCAACGTTAGCGATCTTTCCGACTGGTTCGGGCAAATCTTTGTGTTACCAGTTCGTTGCTACGCAGCTGCCACATTTAACTCTGGTGGTTTCTCCATTACTGGCGCTGATGAAAGATCAGCTAGAATTTTTGCATAGCAAAGGCATTGCGGCGGCTAGCATCGATTCCACCTTAACACCTGAGCAAAACAAGCAGGTGATGAACGACGTGCGTTCAGGGCAGTGTAAAATTTTAATGGTGTCAGTGGAGCGTTTTAAAAACGAACGGTTCCGACAATTCATCGAGTCCGTTCAGGTAAGTATGTTGGTGGTCGATGAAGCGCACTGTATCTCTGAGTGGGGCCATAACTTTCGCCCCGACTACTTAAAACTTCCTGCCTACCAAAAAGAGTTGAATATCCCACTTGTATTACTACTTACAGCAACGGCCACTAAAAAAGTAAAAGAAGATATGGCGGCACGCTTTGCTATTGCGCCAACTAGCATTATTCAAACGGGATTTTATCGCCCCAACCTGAATTTATTTGTTCGCCCCGTACTTGAACCTAACAAAAATCAAGCGCTGATAGACGAAATTCAAAAACAACAAGGTGCTGGGATTGTTTACGTTACATTACAAAATAGCGCAGAGGATGTAGCGCGCTTTTTGCAGCAGCAAGGGTTTGCTGCGAAGGCCTACCATGCAGGCCTTAACAGTGAGGTAAGGCAAGGTATCCAACAAGATTTCATGAGCAACAAGATTCAAGTCGTTGTAGCTACTATTGCCTTTGGCATGGGTATAGATAAATCTGATATCCGCTTTGTTATCCATTACGATCTACCTAAATCTATTGAAAACTACAGCCAAGAAATCGGCAGAGGTGGGCGCGATGGCGAAGCGGCAAATTGCACCGTATTAGCGAACCTCGACGGATTAGTCACCATAGAAAACTTCGTTTACGGCGACACACCCGATAAAAGCGCAATAGAACGGGTTATCGACGACATCAAGCTGCAAGCCCCAGCTGAACAAAATAGAGCCAAGCAAGTTACACCAAAGCAAGATAGAGCACAGCAATATACAACTAATCAAAATGACTCGCTCATCAATGCAGAAAACAAGGTTTACCAATGGGAAACCCAAATAAATAGCTTATCGAGCGCCAGTAATATTCGCCAGCTTCCTCTTAAAACCTTACTTGTTCAGCTTGAACTCGCAAACGTTATTCGCCCGTTATTCGCCTATTTCGCAGAATACAAATTCCGCTTTATTTCAGATAAAGCCACCATACTCGGCTTGTTTTCAGAAGAGCGAGCGCGCTTTTTAGATGCGGTATTCACTCATTCAAACATGAAGAAAGTGTGGGGCGTGGTCGATTTCGACAGTATTTATCAGCACTATGGCGCAGAACGTTCTAGAGTAGTGGCGGCCTTAGAATACTTGCACGAGCACAATCATATAGAGCTTGCATCACGTTTAATTACCGATGTATACCGTGTTAACAACGAATTACTGCAAGACGGCGATTTGGCAAACAAACTAGCGCACTATTTTTCTGAAAACGAACGTAAAGAAGTCGAGCGCATCGCCGCACTTGTCAGCTTTTTCGAACAAGACACTTGCTTAAGCCACAACTTGTCAGCGTATTTTGATGATACTCAAGCACCGAAAGCGTGTGGGCATTGCAGTGTGTGCCAAGGTAAAGTGGCCAAGCTTAACTATTCATCACCAATCCCAATACCGGATAGAGAGCAGATATCTGAAGCTATGACAGCGCTAGAAGCGCATTTAAGCGGTAAGTTTGAAGGCCCAATCACCCCTTCTATTTATTGTCGCTTCCTAACTGGCATGACTATGCCTTTGTTTAGTCGCTTAAAAATAAGACAAGTTAAAGGGTTTGGTAGCTTGGAACACTGCCGGTATGCAGATGTTTTACAAGAAGTGAACGCAGTTTCATGCCAATGA